A single genomic interval of Persephonella atlantica harbors:
- a CDS encoding fimbrial biogenesis chaperone, whose product MVKDKKIKIYASLLLFLFFSEAYSIDFFIKPLKIFIEKGKNTAVFEIVNTSDKDMMIETELKKWDLDNKGNFVLSETEDIIVIPPFIQLKPKQKQLIKIAYLGEPPIKKQLSYRLILKQVPDELDIKSSGDKVKTAVQIVFHISVPVFINPLTVNPEPKLIITPVEVSKSKVALKLENVGTGFVKTVGIVLKKDDEVLYAQQLVRYVLPDSSFVIEITKKDKEGNYQEFGSVPEIAEIHLENNEKIEVPLQ is encoded by the coding sequence TTGGTAAAAGATAAAAAAATAAAAATATACGCCTCTCTTCTCCTTTTCTTATTTTTTTCAGAAGCATACAGCATAGACTTTTTTATAAAGCCATTAAAAATATTTATAGAAAAAGGTAAAAACACAGCTGTCTTTGAGATAGTGAACACATCTGACAAAGATATGATGATAGAAACAGAGCTGAAAAAATGGGACTTAGATAATAAAGGTAACTTTGTGCTTTCTGAAACAGAAGACATTATTGTTATTCCTCCATTTATACAGCTCAAACCAAAACAGAAACAGCTGATAAAAATTGCATATCTTGGGGAGCCTCCTATAAAAAAACAGCTGTCATACAGACTCATTCTCAAACAGGTTCCAGATGAATTAGACATTAAAAGCAGTGGTGATAAAGTAAAAACGGCTGTTCAGATTGTTTTCCACATTAGTGTTCCAGTTTTTATTAACCCATTAACCGTTAACCCTGAACCTAAATTAATAATCACACCTGTTGAAGTTTCAAAAAGCAAAGTTGCCTTAAAACTGGAAAATGTGGGAACAGGTTTTGTAAAAACTGTGGGAATAGTATTAAAAAAAGATGATGAAGTTCTGTATGCCCAGCAATTAGTAAGGTATGTCTTACCTGACTCAAGTTTTGTGATAGAGATAACCAAAAAAGACAAAGAAGGTAATTACCAAGAGTTCGGTTCTGTTCCAGAAATAGCTGAAATTCATCTGGAAAATAATGAAAAAATTGAAGTGCCATTACAGTAG
- a CDS encoding TlpA family protein disulfide reductase — MINIVAALIVSISVAFSSYGKSLENIKFTDTNGRTVYLSQLKGKPVVLVFWQLYCHACKKELPAVSKIAKQYKGKAHFYAVVIGTSDILQIEEKKREWKFDLPVLIADYKVRSEFGIFGTPITVILDKNLKVVRKIIGSGREKSIIKVLKRVAQE; from the coding sequence ATGATTAATATAGTAGCAGCTTTAATTGTTTCAATATCTGTTGCATTTTCTTCTTATGGAAAAAGTTTAGAGAACATTAAATTTACAGACACAAATGGCAGGACTGTTTATCTATCTCAGCTGAAGGGCAAACCTGTAGTTTTAGTCTTCTGGCAGCTTTACTGTCATGCCTGTAAAAAGGAACTGCCTGCTGTTTCTAAAATAGCAAAACAATACAAAGGAAAGGCTCATTTTTACGCTGTTGTTATAGGAACATCAGACATTTTACAGATAGAAGAGAAAAAAAGAGAATGGAAGTTTGATCTCCCCGTTTTGATAGCTGATTATAAGGTAAGGTCTGAATTTGGTATATTTGGGACTCCAATAACAGTAATTTTGGATAAAAACCTGAAAGTAGTAAGGAAAATTATAGGTTCCGGAAGAGAAAAAAGTATTATAAAAGTGTTAAAAAGAGTTGCTCAGGAATGA
- a CDS encoding spore coat protein U domain-containing protein has protein sequence MNTKALVGGVVLTGCLVCFSASQANSANSSFGIQVNVEDSCQFDGSSLPDISFDVEYDPGTGLYQVANGYSNGATFYINCIQNSNFTLSATSQNGSNSGLLVHTTNSSQSIPYILTVTIQAGSNFHTSSDIFSSSITVTGAPTTMLSFEIVNNLQQSQPTHPYAGTYKDTVTMTISY, from the coding sequence ATGAATACAAAAGCTTTAGTAGGGGGTGTGGTTTTAACAGGTTGTTTGGTTTGCTTTTCTGCATCTCAGGCTAATTCCGCAAACAGCTCTTTTGGGATACAGGTTAATGTGGAAGACTCCTGTCAGTTTGATGGGAGCAGCTTACCAGACATATCGTTTGATGTAGAGTACGACCCAGGTACTGGCCTTTACCAAGTCGCAAATGGTTATTCTAATGGGGCAACTTTTTATATTAATTGTATACAAAACTCAAACTTTACGCTGTCTGCAACTTCCCAGAACGGCTCAAATTCAGGCTTACTTGTCCACACGACCAACTCGTCCCAATCTATACCTTACATTCTAACAGTTACGATACAGGCCGGTTCTAATTTCCACACTTCATCAGATATTTTTAGCAGCTCTATTACTGTAACAGGAGCTCCTACAACCATGCTTTCTTTTGAAATTGTAAACAATTTACAGCAGTCGCAACCAACCCATCCATATGCAGGAACATATAAGGATACGGTCACTATGACCATTTCATACTAA
- the purQ gene encoding phosphoribosylformylglycinamidine synthase I gives MRFGVAVYPGSNCDYDTYRVIRDVLKEDVQLIDYRSTDIEHYDCIILPGGFSFGDYLRPGTLASHTPLTGAIKDFADRGGFVIGICNGFQILTEAHLLPGALMPNIHGKFVCRHQYLRVENADTPFTNQCEEGQILKIPIAHHDGNYFVDEDTLRKMEDNGQIILRYCDEFGNITEEANPNGSIRNIAGVSNEKKNVFGLMPHPERASESILGTEDGLYILRSILEHHS, from the coding sequence TTGAGGTTTGGTGTTGCAGTTTATCCCGGTTCAAACTGTGATTACGACACATACAGAGTAATAAGAGATGTTCTGAAAGAGGATGTTCAGCTGATAGATTACAGAAGTACAGATATAGAACATTACGACTGTATAATCCTGCCTGGCGGATTTTCCTTTGGAGATTACCTCAGGCCGGGAACACTCGCATCTCATACGCCTCTGACGGGGGCTATAAAAGATTTTGCAGATAGAGGCGGTTTTGTTATCGGAATATGCAATGGATTTCAGATATTGACGGAAGCTCATCTACTTCCGGGAGCACTGATGCCGAACATTCACGGAAAGTTTGTATGCAGACACCAATATCTGAGGGTTGAGAATGCCGATACACCTTTTACAAATCAGTGTGAAGAAGGTCAGATTTTAAAGATACCTATTGCCCATCACGATGGGAATTATTTTGTAGATGAAGATACACTCAGAAAGATGGAAGATAACGGTCAGATAATACTGAGATACTGTGATGAGTTTGGAAATATCACAGAAGAAGCAAATCCAAACGGCTCTATAAGAAACATAGCCGGCGTATCAAATGAAAAGAAGAATGTGTTCGGTCTTATGCCCCATCCAGAAAGAGCTTCAGAAAGCATATTAGGAACAGAAGATGGGCTGTACATACTCCGCTCTATATTAGAGCATCATTCCTGA
- a CDS encoding spore coat protein U domain-containing protein translates to MKKVIVFLIAIFLNTAFGNPNKHHHGSNVECILEIEDLNFGDYYPLEDSHLRTEALMKVKCSSAHGGAITYKIKLLGGNSPNPKRRFMYSAKTGAKIYYNIFTPHSCVWGDGSNGTCTIDDVIVIQNTSNEKAYLIRGILYGGQKDVHVADDYQDTLTVIIEY, encoded by the coding sequence ATGAAAAAAGTTATAGTTTTTTTGATTGCTATTTTCTTAAACACAGCTTTCGGAAATCCTAACAAACATCATCATGGAAGCAATGTTGAGTGTATCCTTGAGATAGAAGATTTGAATTTTGGAGATTATTATCCTCTGGAGGACAGTCATCTAAGAACTGAAGCTCTAATGAAAGTCAAGTGTAGTTCTGCCCATGGAGGAGCTATTACATATAAGATTAAACTGTTAGGGGGTAATAGTCCTAATCCAAAAAGGAGATTTATGTATTCAGCAAAAACCGGAGCAAAAATTTATTACAACATTTTCACCCCACACTCTTGTGTATGGGGGGACGGCAGTAATGGTACCTGCACGATAGACGATGTAATCGTAATACAAAATACGTCAAATGAAAAAGCATATCTTATTAGAGGTATTCTTTACGGTGGACAGAAAGATGTTCATGTTGCTGATGACTATCAAGACACTCTCACTGTCATCATTGAATACTAA
- a CDS encoding deoxyguanosinetriphosphate triphosphohydrolase, whose protein sequence is MKIREQIEQLEYQILHPRSAKSREAKREIEEKECDLRTKFQRDRDRILHSKAFRRLKHKTQVFLSPEGDHYRTRMTHTLEVAQIGRTIAKALRLNEDLVEAIALGHDLGHTPFGHAGEFILKEGASYHHAKQSLRVVEKLANEGKGLNLTEEVRDGILKHSKGSSPLITEGNMPKTLEGEIVRIADKIAYINHDLEDAVRARLISETDIPKNIRKILGETKSERITTIIKSIINTTIEDGYKHIVMEEKIYDAMYQLRQWLFDNVYLAKPVVVELEKGKGIVKALYEYYLEHYEEIPYYHRYLQLWGEYDPKQAAVDYVAGMTDRFAIRTYQKIFIPKGWHII, encoded by the coding sequence ATGAAAATAAGAGAGCAGATAGAACAGCTTGAGTATCAGATTCTTCATCCACGCTCAGCTAAAAGCAGGGAAGCAAAAAGGGAGATAGAAGAAAAAGAATGCGACCTGAGAACAAAATTCCAGAGAGACAGGGATAGAATACTCCACTCAAAAGCATTCAGGAGATTAAAGCACAAAACGCAGGTATTCCTTTCTCCCGAGGGAGACCATTACAGAACAAGAATGACCCACACATTAGAAGTTGCCCAGATAGGAAGAACCATAGCAAAAGCTTTAAGGCTAAATGAAGACCTTGTGGAAGCAATAGCACTTGGACATGACTTAGGGCATACACCTTTTGGGCATGCAGGAGAGTTTATACTGAAAGAGGGAGCATCCTACCACCATGCGAAACAGAGCCTTAGAGTAGTTGAAAAACTTGCAAACGAAGGAAAAGGGCTGAATCTTACTGAAGAAGTTAGAGATGGAATACTGAAACACAGTAAAGGCTCTTCTCCATTGATAACAGAAGGAAACATGCCAAAAACTTTGGAAGGAGAAATAGTAAGAATAGCAGATAAGATTGCTTACATAAATCACGACCTTGAAGATGCAGTAAGAGCAAGGCTGATATCAGAAACAGACATACCTAAAAACATCAGAAAAATATTGGGAGAGACAAAATCTGAGCGTATAACAACAATAATAAAAAGCATTATAAACACAACTATAGAAGATGGATATAAACATATTGTGATGGAAGAGAAGATATACGATGCAATGTATCAGTTGAGACAGTGGCTTTTTGATAACGTTTATCTGGCAAAACCTGTAGTTGTAGAACTTGAAAAAGGTAAAGGGATAGTTAAGGCATTGTATGAGTATTACCTTGAGCATTACGAAGAGATACCATACTACCACAGGTACCTTCAGCTCTGGGGAGAGTACGACCCAAAACAGGCTGCTGTTGACTATGTGGCAGGTATGACAGACAGATTTGCAATCAGAACATACCAGAAAATCTTCATCCCAAAAGGCTGGCACATAATTTAG
- a CDS encoding fimbria/pilus outer membrane usher protein has translation MIEYDGLFSKYTESSRYSLNTKGLYFWGSSYIVANTLFNVNQNQREFRLLELRGRTDDIERLITFEYGDIYAKSTFWGSAVRIAGIQVSKNFRLKPDIITYPLPDFQGEVMLPSSIDIYYNQAKVLTENLKPGPFEIKDIPIMTGEGNLRVVIKDVLGREKVVEIPFMTDRALLKPGLTEYAISIGAIKKNYFNDFFSYGKFVFNSYYKKGVLNWFSFGTGLYLQGADGFAAGFSPYFLSKLGLIIPKTALSYNKGKFSALYGIDYSKRIGIFNARFSYTKRQDNFLRPSSRLASIKESITSSLSVNMGNFGNITLFYNRRAYEGDREEEQTTNIIYNKSLFKRVSLNVGYSKSLKNQYFYGSLNLPLGGSHSSSFKYQNKDSQNSYTFSVRRNNSFNKGLSYQGSFNKTDGNNNITFSSSYNFEQLTLSGGISSTKNSSYSSTSYRAGVSGSIIFMDGEIFLKRKIYNSFAIIKIDPPMKNVEVKVNNRAAGKTDKRGTLFVPYLNPYRHNEVRINPATLDIKSVIDKNIYSFIPYQKHGYLLKFKTKKVNSIRLKILLPDGSYLPAGSKIEVDGKDSGIVGFKGKSYIENISVGKHKISVDYLDGRCETEINITQDMIEKVVPFIGVYTCNLKNVHMIAKKEGKYIINTKRSKSIKNKENMTKEETKPNNLTLNKQKNKKVSISQKRENIEIVNYDDFQSIEEFLEFRESLKIDVQ, from the coding sequence TTGATAGAATACGATGGACTTTTTTCCAAATATACAGAAAGTTCCAGATATTCACTGAATACCAAAGGTTTATACTTTTGGGGAAGTAGCTACATTGTTGCTAATACTCTATTTAATGTTAACCAAAATCAGAGAGAGTTTAGACTACTTGAACTGAGAGGTAGAACTGACGACATAGAAAGACTGATAACCTTTGAGTATGGAGACATTTATGCAAAATCTACATTTTGGGGCAGTGCTGTGAGAATAGCTGGCATACAGGTATCAAAAAATTTCAGATTAAAGCCAGACATCATAACCTATCCTCTTCCTGATTTTCAGGGAGAAGTGATGTTACCTTCTTCTATTGATATTTATTACAATCAGGCTAAAGTTTTAACAGAAAATCTTAAGCCGGGACCATTTGAGATAAAAGACATTCCTATAATGACAGGTGAAGGCAATCTAAGGGTTGTTATAAAAGATGTTTTAGGCAGAGAAAAAGTAGTAGAAATACCTTTTATGACTGATAGGGCTCTTCTAAAACCGGGGCTAACAGAGTATGCTATTTCTATTGGAGCTATTAAAAAAAACTACTTTAATGACTTTTTTAGTTACGGAAAGTTTGTTTTTAACTCTTATTACAAAAAAGGAGTTTTAAACTGGTTTTCTTTTGGAACGGGTCTCTATCTTCAGGGAGCAGATGGTTTTGCTGCCGGCTTTTCTCCATACTTTTTAAGTAAGTTAGGTCTGATAATACCAAAAACTGCACTCTCCTACAATAAAGGGAAATTTTCAGCCCTTTATGGTATTGACTATTCAAAAAGAATAGGAATCTTTAACGCTCGCTTCTCTTATACTAAAAGACAAGACAACTTCTTGAGACCAAGCTCCAGATTGGCTTCCATAAAAGAAAGTATAACTTCTTCCCTATCTGTAAATATGGGAAATTTTGGGAATATAACCTTGTTTTATAACCGGAGAGCATATGAAGGTGATAGGGAAGAAGAGCAAACAACTAACATAATCTACAACAAATCTTTATTTAAAAGGGTTTCTCTAAATGTTGGGTACAGTAAAAGTCTAAAAAACCAGTATTTTTATGGCTCCCTTAATTTACCATTAGGTGGCAGTCATTCATCTTCTTTCAAATACCAGAACAAAGATAGTCAGAATAGCTATACTTTTTCTGTGAGAAGAAATAACTCTTTTAACAAAGGGCTGTCTTATCAAGGTAGTTTTAATAAAACAGATGGCAATAATAACATCACTTTCAGCAGTTCCTATAACTTTGAACAACTAACATTGTCAGGAGGTATATCTTCTACAAAAAACTCATCTTACAGTTCTACAAGTTATAGGGCAGGTGTATCTGGAAGTATAATTTTTATGGATGGAGAAATTTTTCTGAAGAGGAAAATCTACAACAGTTTTGCGATAATAAAGATAGACCCTCCAATGAAAAATGTGGAAGTTAAAGTAAACAATAGGGCGGCAGGGAAAACAGACAAAAGGGGAACACTCTTTGTCCCTTATTTAAATCCTTACAGACATAATGAAGTTCGTATCAATCCAGCAACACTTGATATAAAATCAGTAATTGATAAAAATATCTATTCATTTATACCTTATCAAAAACATGGATATCTACTAAAGTTCAAAACCAAAAAAGTTAATTCTATAAGATTAAAAATCCTCCTGCCAGACGGGTCATATCTACCTGCAGGTTCAAAGATTGAAGTAGATGGAAAAGATTCTGGAATTGTAGGATTTAAGGGGAAGTCTTACATAGAAAATATATCTGTTGGAAAGCACAAAATATCTGTTGATTATTTGGACGGTAGATGCGAAACAGAGATTAATATCACGCAGGATATGATAGAAAAAGTTGTTCCCTTTATTGGGGTATACACCTGTAACCTAAAAAATGTTCATATGATAGCAAAAAAAGAAGGAAAATATATAATAAATACAAAGAGGAGTAAAAGCATCAAAAATAAAGAAAATATGACAAAAGAAGAAACCAAACCAAACAATTTAACTCTCAATAAACAAAAAAATAAAAAAGTTTCAATTTCTCAGAAAAGGGAAAATATAGAGATTGTAAATTATGATGATTTCCAGTCTATAGAAGAGTTTTTAGAGTTTAGAGAAAGTTTAAAAATAGACGTTCAATAA